AATACGCAGACAACACGCATATTTGCTCCTTGGAGAAGCCAAGTTAGCCCAGGGGATGTGACTTGTTGGCGTGAAATTGCTCGCCCTCAAATTCATGGGCACGATATTAACTGTGTGGCATTCATTCAGGGTACCGGGAACCACCGGTTCGTTAGTGGCGCCGATGAAAAGGTCTCTAGAGTCTTCGAAGCTCCTTTGTCATTTTTGAAGACCCTTCAACATGCAACTTTGTTGAAAACTGATAACTCTGGAGATTTTGACGATGTGCAAGTACTTGGAGCAAATATGTCTGCTCTTGGACTTTCACAGAAacctatatatacacatggtCAGCATTCATCATGCCCTCTTCATGAATATACCATATCCTTTGTTTGGCACTTGTATTAGTACATAATTTAACTTTTCTGAGTTCTTCATTTGGTTGTTACTTATGTCTGTTGACGGTTGTATTCAGGACCAAGGGAAACCCAAAGCAGTATTTCTAATGACGGGCCAGATTCCATGGAGACCATTCCTGATGCAGTGCCAACTGTGTTCACTGAGCCTCCTGTAGAGGATCAACTAGCCTGGAATACTCTATGGCCTGAAACTCACAAACTTTATGGCCATGGAAATGAACTCTTCTCCATCTGCTGTGATCATGAAGGGAAGATCATTGCATCATCTTGCAAGGTAATGTATATCTCTGGAGTCTGGATATCCATGAAATATTTTATCACATCTTGTCTGGAAATAACACATTTCTCAATTTGTCCTCATGTATGGCATAGTAACATTAGTTCATGCACTTTATGCTCGTAGTTTGGCTTGATGAGTGTGATGTAGTAATGTGACCTTGTTGCAGGCTCAATCAGCACCAGTTGCTGAGATCTGGCTGTGGGAGGTTGGAACatggaaagctgttggccgcCTGCAATCTCACAACCTGACAGTTACACAGATGGAGTTTTCTCGTGACAATGCTTTTCTTTTGAGTGTATCAAGGGATCGTCATTTGTCTGTCTTCTCAATCAGGAAGACAGGTAAGGACTTCTTCCTATGATCTAGTAGTTCCTACAAATTTGTAAACTGCCAATATTTATCTGTTGTGTAATTATTGATGTCATTCCACTTGTGTAACTCTAGATGATGGAGCAGAGCATCATCTTGTTGCAAAGCTTGAAGCACACAAAAGAATTATATGGGCATGCTCATGGAACCCCTTCAGCTACGAATTTGCAACTGGATCAAgggacaagaccgtcaagatatGGAGCGTTCAAGATTCATCTTCTGTCAAGCTGCTCGTGACGTTGCCTCAGTTCCACGACAGTGTGACAGCATTGGCCTGGACAGGCCGTGACCGTGCTAGTAATGCTGGCATTCTCGCTATTGGCATGGACAACGGAATGATCGAGCTCTGGAACATTTCAGGGGGGAGAGCCTCCACTGACAGCAGCGGCTCAGGTTCATCTCCGCTCAGCTTTGCATGCATGCTCCGTTTTGATCCTCTGCTGTGTCATGTATCAACTGTGCACCGTTTACGGTGGCAGAAATCTGACTCATCCGATGAGAAATCAGCGCTACAGTTAGCTTCTTGTGGAGCTGATCATTGTGTAAGGGTGTTTGAGGTCCGTGACATTTGAGAAAGTTATATGATGGTGTAGAGCTTGGCTCATGAGCTGCATCTAGTTCTTGCAGAACATAGGCTTAGACATCTGGATCTCATTGCCAAACTTTTATATGTGATTTGGCAGTGTTTGTCTTGCCAGTATCTTCATAGATGTGTTGTACTCCTGTCCCAAAAGTATAAGCCCttctagagttttttttatggagattATGGAGAGAGTTGAAATTAAACAAGGGATGGTTGAGATTGAATGAGATGAGGAAGTAGGCGAAGAAACTGAATGAGAGAAATAGTTATATTTCGGGGCAAAATTTGAACGCTCGAAATAGCTACATGTGGGGGACAAAATGTAAACTAGTGTTTTTTTACGAAAATATTGCCATTGTCATAGTTGCCAACAGAAAAATGCTATATAATGGCAATATTTTCATAGTCTACTTAAAGACATGTAGCATTGGTTGACTGATAAACGATGCAGTTTATTTGCCTTCAACTACAATTTGATAAACTGTTGAATAACTTGTGCACAACTCTGCGGGCTCTATGTATCATCTAAATCTACAAGAAACCAACAACTGGATAGAATTCCCTGTGTTTCAGTACATAAGCAAATGAGTTCCATACTTCCATTCTAAGTAGTAGTTATGTTACTTGTGTATACACTTCTGTTCAACTATGTTCACGTTGCTACAACCTTAGCTGCTGTGCTGCCTGAAGACTTCAATAATAGAAATTGTTCAAACAAGAAAGAGGAAGCAGCAGCCAGCCACAGCCAGCCTCAAAATCTAAATCCACATCAGTATAATTTGCCTTGCCTTGCTCAATTTCATGATGAAAACATTTCAGGTTTTCATacaagaaatttaaaattaaaaaagaaaagaaagaaagaaagaagttgAAGAAGAAATCTGAATCCctaaatcatcatcatcatcatcatcagtcaCCTTGTGATGCATCTCCTAGCAACAAGAACACCACAGGGAGGAGCAGTGAGCTCCAGGTCACAGAGCGCCGACATCGAGTAGGTGTAGTGCCAGAACCAGAGCTTGGCCTGCACCTTGAACGTGCCCCTGATGGTGTACACCACCCTGTTGCTCCTCACCTGGTTCACCATCGccacggcgagctccggcggcagcgccacCTGGCTGGACACCATGTGCACGCTGATGATCTGCGACTGCCCCCGCCGCTGCACGAACGGCGCCGGCAGCGCCtgcgccgccatccgccgcccgccgaAGAAGAGCTCCACGGCGGCCGACCGGAACACCACGTCCATCTTCTGGTTGGGGTTGGACACGTTCGCTGCCACCGTCATGTCGCCGTTCAcgtacggcgccggcgaggttgagCCGACGTAGACGGCGTTCAGGGTGGCGCCCGCGGCGTCGAACGACGGCGCCCGGGGCCTCACCGCCAGGAACACGACGAGGAtcaccgcgccggcggcgatcaGGAGGAGGCTGAAGGCGAAGCACACGATCGCCGCGCACCACATCGCCGGCGACGTCCGCTGCCTCGGCTGCAGGAtcagcttcggcggcggcggcggcggcggcagcgccggcggctgctgcttCGTGGCAATCATCTTCAGTAGGATGCTTCTTGGAGACTGGACATGGTAAGGAGTCGCCATTAATCTTGAACTATAGCTATACCAGCAGCAAGATCCACCAAGAAGACGAACACCACAAGATCCACCAAGAAGATGAGCTAGAGAAGAGCTCAGCTCATATCACCACCAAGATCGAGTGCAAACAATGGCCAACTAACTAATAAAGCAAAAGCTAGAGagaagagcaagagcaagaacaagaacaatgAATGGAGTGATGGGAATAAAAGGAGGGCTATATCTATCTCAGCTAATGGGGGTCCAAATTAAAGAGAGAGGGATAGATAAAAGAGAAGCTTTTGAAAAAATGAGGAAGGGTGGCAAAATGGGGGCCATTTGCCTTGTGTTTCGCCATTTGAAAATTCAGAGCAGCTTCGAGTAAAGGTGTGAAGTGGGGCATGGTGGCTTGCTGCCGGCGATTGATTGGAGCCTGCTTTTTCTCACAAAAGCATATTTCTTGAGCTGGGCAAATACTAAAGCTTTAGTTATTTGTCACCCTCAGGCCTCAGCAAACAACCGATTTGATGCTGCCTGTTTGATGTTGTCTTCTGGCTTGTTCAAACAGCATTATATTACAGGCTCATTACAGCTACTTGGAAATTGGAATGTGCTCTTCTTTCtttcaaaagcaaaagaaaaggttCTTCCACTATCAATCAAGTAAGCATGAGTGTGTGACTTCTGTTAGGTATATATAATTTACTGTAGGAGGCAACCAATGGCATTGGTCATACTGTCATAGTCAAAACAGATATCTGTAATCTTGTGGTTAAAGCTGAGTGACAAGTTTACAGCAGGTGAGAAGTGTGTGCAAATTGCAAGATATCAGCATATGAGAAGCATGCTCTGTTGAACACACatggagagaggaagaaaactAGCACAAGTTGCTTAACCTCGAAAAAGGCAAAAGGCAGCACTCACTCATACTACTCTACTCgtctttgttccaaaataaagaCAACTGAGGATGGGGGGTTAATTCATGGCTAAGGAACCTAAATATGAAAGAATCGCCTGGATAGATATTAGTGATTGTAACAAGAACATTCCAGCTGACTCATGGCTTTAGTGCCCTTCTGTCAGAGATTCAGAAAGATGatgctgcactgcactgcacatcTTTACATGTTTACAGTAATATCTTCCTTGCATAGGATTGCACTATCTCTTCACCACTCTTCAGGTGTTTTCCTGACTTAATCAGACAGTATGGTAAGAAATTAAAGCATCTAATCATTTTAGGAGTAGTATTTAATTTCAGCTTCAGATTTCAGTGGTTGGTTCGTTGCATTTGCGATATGATCTTGATGTGAACTTTATGACCAGATAACATATTCATCAGTTCTGTAGTTTACACAATGCCGACATGCGTGTGCGTTGCCACGTGTCCTCAAGCTTGCGAGATTATTCAGTTCACTAGTGATTCTTTCGATGTAGTATTGTACATGTATTAAGTTTGTAGGTTAGTTAGGTGAGGTCGATCGATCAGGTCAGGCGatgttcgccggcggcgggttgCTGTCGTACGCCATGACCGGCGTGCCGGAGTTCTCGTCGCTGGGAACGTAGGAgcagctcgccgtcgacgcctccaccggctcctgcgccgccgccaccatgccATGCTCCATCGACAGGTACTGGTCCTCCGGCCCCAGGCAATGCTGCAGCAATGGCACGCGTAAAGCATGTGAGATTGTGAGgagctcgtcctcgccgccgatcatggcgacgacggtggccgtGGACAGCCGCTCACCGGCATGAGGGGGAACGGCGTGGTGGGGATGAGCGTGGAGAGCAGCTCGGTGCAGGTGTACGCCTGCCtccacgcgtcggcggcggcggcgtggcctccggcgacgtcgtcgtcgacgcaccccaccgcggccgccgccgccgcggcgccgccggccgcgcacGGGTCGCCGCCGTGCAGCCCGGCCACCTGTGAGTTGGCGTCGAACACGTCGTGGtccctgaaaaagaaaaaaaaaactcgaaaaCTTATTGCAACCGATGGACGGCTGAGATGCGCTGGCGGTGCACGTACCTGAGGTAGATCAACGGATCAGATGCACTGAACATCGGATGGCCAGGATCCGCGCCTCCAtctgggccccacatggcagcgtCACCACCGAACGTGGCCAACCCGTCCGCCTGGCTCACGTACATCTGCGTCCCATCTGCACCCTGCAATTAACATGCAAGATTTTCTAAAGTTTTTCAGTAATTCGTTTCAGTTCAGaggaaaaaaatggagggaaaaaaaaatctcataccTGCATCGCAGCTGTCGTTGCATCGAACGGCGCCATGTGACTGCTCAACAAGTTGTTCTGCAAgatgttttttttggatgagaTTTGTTCAGAATTCTGAGCAAAAAAGGATAGCACGAGATTTTGTTCTTGTCTGAATCTCTACAGTTTTGTTCAGAATTCTGAGCAAAAAAGGATAGCACGCAATTCTGTTCTTGTCTGAATCTCTACAGTTTTGTTCAGAATTCTGCAGTTCAGAAACATTTTTGTCTCGTTTCATCGCTGGCATGTATGTACCTTCCTTTCGACGACTCGGGTCAGCAATTCCATGAGATACTTCTCGCATCCGTCGACCTCGCTGGATGTGCCGAACGCCGCAGGATCTGGCTCGAACATCCTGCAAGAACACGAGCATAAAAGTATGTTCATGGATTGGATTACTGCAGATTTGCAGTAATGTTTTTGCCTGTCAGTTTTAATTTAACTCTGACAGTGTATCATCATCTTGTTCATACCTAAGGCGGTCCTCGGTGATTTGCAGCTGTTGCTGGGAAGAATATATCTCTTGCTGAATCTCCTGAAGTGCATAGAAGAAACAATTAAATTGCAATATTGCATTGTCAAAACTGGAGATTTTAACAGTAAAAACTCtgctctgaaatctgaatttaTCACCTCTATTTTCTCATTCAGGGCACCTGGGCTGAAATTTGCAAACAAGAAacatgcatatgaatgattagaAGAGAGGGAATCGaagaactaaatgaatttcagACAAATTGTATACGCATATGAGCACACTTTGCTAATTGTGTCGCCATGTCGCTCTCTCGCTTGAGCCGCTGAAGCATGCTGATGAGATACTGCATCGAATAATCAGCTAATCACGCGATGAACCCCCTCCCCTCTCAAACAAGAAGATGATGCTTACGGTTTACCTCCCGATTCTGGATGGCTCTGCAATGATCAAACCATGCAAAGAAACAAAGAACACAAGTCACATTTGGGTAATCTGTTCATCATCGATTTGTTCATAGAAAGACAGAGACAGATTTGTTTATCGATTTGGTTGCATTTTAACACTCACTCTCCCCTGTCGTGCTCCGAGAGGTTCATGTACCGGAGAATCACGTCCTCCACCCTGAACACAAGAGCAAAACATTGCCGAGAATGAGAGAAACGAAGACCAAAGCTCTGTTACtgtcgtcgtcgacggtgaGGCCGGCCCAGCCATGCAGGACGAACAGGTAGGTTATTacccgcggcggccggagaagTGGCTGAGGCGGCCGGAGGGGGAGAACATGAGGAGGGCGACGTCGATGTCGCAGAGCACGGACAGCTCGTACGCCTTCTTGATCAGCCCGTTCCGCCGCTTCGAGAACGTCACCTGCCTGTTCGTCGTGTTCTCGATCCTCTTGATCGGCAGCTTCACCCTCCCCATCCTtatccctcgccgccgacgatcgCTACCAATTAATCCGATATATTCACGACGTCAAAAATCTCCACGGATCGCGAGCGCGCGAGGCATGGTGATATACAGAGCGAGATAGCTCGATCGAGAGGCCGGCGACGTGCGCACCGACGATACGCGCTGGGCCGGGGAGCGCGTGCGTGCGGCGTGCggcgcgcgagcgagcgagagagaggcgCGGTTCAGGCGGGAAATCGAGTGGAGGAGAGCGCGCATCGGCGCGAGGAAGATGGGGGGCGAGTACGTGTCGCCCATGCGCTCGTCGCGGGTGGGGTTATAAATTCAGTGGCGCCTCCTCACTCTTTGGTTCGAGAGGCTTGAAATTGAAGCAGTAGCTGCCGCCTGCCGAGAGGTAAACATGCTATAGCTCTaaatcacttttttttctcattttttttataccCTACGAGCCAGTGATGGTTCTATAAAGAAATAGCAATGTTATTTAAGCAAATTAGATATAGTTACAGTCTCCTTCTCATCTAcatatggttaaaaaaaattagtgaacAAACTAGATAGAGTTACAGTCTCCCTTTCATCTAcataagattaaaaaaaattagtgggatattcatggtaaaaaaaattagtggggTCTTCATGGGAGCTCTTAAAGCCTTCACACCAGTAGTGAGGCCTCAGAGACCCCGCCGCCTCCATACTGGATCCGCTCTGCTAGAGCGTATCTTTGTATCGTAGTGAGGCCTCGAGACCCTGCCGCCTCTATGCTGGATCCGCTCCGCTAAGAGCATATAGAAGTTATTAGATTAGAAGGGGTCAGGGTACCGGAAAAGAACATTAGACTAGAGCTATAATCTCACAACTAATTGGGACGATTTAGGAACTCCTAAAACTAAAACTAGGGGCCAAGCACCGGCACTCCCGTCCTTGCCAGGTGCCATAGCTCCACCTCCGCAGACATGGATTTCGCTATATCCGCCCAGGATCGCCTTCTTCTCATTTCTAGATGTTGATTTTACGTCTGGATAGAATCTGTACGCAGTAACAATTCCTGGATATTTCCAACTGATTGCAGTGATAATTTGTGGATATTTGGTTTGTTTAGTGAAGCAATGTCACGTGATCTTTGTTGATTGCAAAGGTTTGAATGGCATATTTAATATATTGATCGATCAGATGGgggagctcttttttttttcttttttcatatataCTTCTTTTTCCACGGTTTTATAGAAATACACGAGTATACCCCGTTCGTTTCCTATGAAAAGGATGGATTAAGTTTTGAATTTTCGTGTCAtgcttttcaaaccgctaaacggtgcgttttgtgcgaaaactttgtatatgaaagttgttctaaaatatcagattaatccattttccaagtttgtaataattaaaacttaattaatcacacgttattactatctcgttttacgtgaaacacttaatcttcatcggAGATTCAAATACCATATTTcgtattttatttttgcaaaattatacaTGTCGCCAATGCCAGATGGCgacatggatatattttttaaaattttgttaaaaaaacaacatacaAAATCATAGGAAAAGTATATATTtggcgaaaaaaaaatctcagatGGGGAGTTTATTAACGTACTATTCCGGACTGAACACAAGTTATAAACTCCAGCCATATATCCCAAATCCAGGGAAATCCATCTCTCTCAATTTTTGGTTTAACATTTCGGCATTTCACCATATAGATTCAATTTCGGTAGCCTCTTTGTTTACTGAAACAGTACGTGAAATCCATTTTCTTTTGCACGATAACaattacttctttttttctctttcaagaACTACTGATCACtccgttaattttttaaatcacatttttattttaataaagtTTAACCCAAAAGGTTCAATAATAGTTAGCCAAACTATAACTAcacttaaaaaaagatttagggacattttaaacatttttttaaatcgTTTTAGGGAtattttaaacattttttttaaaaacgaTTTATGAGCGTGTTGGGGATTGAATTCGAGAACTCAGGTTAGAACCACACACCCCTTGTCACTACTCTATCAAGTGTATATCAAACATTTTGTTGAACCCTTTGTTACGACTGATAGAAAAAatctatgataaaaaaaatctactaatTAGCAGTAAGATTTACCAACTGGTCCGATCTTGCAtttggcagcagcagcagcaacagctagCAAGCATGCATATATGGTCCTAACATCGGCAGGGCACTGAGCTGTAATCGGATCGTCCGCTACCTAGCTACACAGGTCACAACACTGAACACCCCCAACACAAACGATGCTAATTGCTACCCATCCACAGTGTACGTGCCCCTGCTGCGGCTATAGCTTTAGCTAACGCCGGCTTGTGACCTTGTGATCTAGCTCGTCTACGACGAAcactgccgctgctgctgctgctgttggagTTGGACATCACGTAGGAGTGGAGCCGGCCCGGCAGGGGTCGGGTTAATTAGCAGCTGAGAGAGCTATGTAGCAAATTCAGAAATCCAGCAGACAGAAATCTGCATCTCCGTCTGCTCAACTCGTCGCGGTCGCAGAGACGGCCAAGGTTGCCAACCTTTACATCCCTGACCGCTACTGCCAACCACGGGCCTACCACTGCTACTCTGCCTGCTGCGCAAAACGCAATGCATATACATGCTAAGATGAGCTATAACTTAGCTATAACTCGGCACTTTCAGTTGCAGCTTGGCATGCAGAGTGTTCAGCTCTCTTCAGAAGTGTGAGCTCTGAATCTCTGATGATGGCGTTGGAACAACAAGAAGGTTTTCAGGTGTATGTCTCTGTCTCGATCTCCTCAGTCGATTTATGTTCAATTAGTTCTTGAGTTTGATTGTTGGTTAATCTCCATTCTCGAGTTGATTGATTAATTTCACTGTATTTATGCTTAGTATATACATGATCGATGGGCAGTGCGACTGATGAGGTAGGAGATGGGATTAACGCTGCCTGGCTCCCTGAATGCCATCCGAGAAGCGTGCCGCTGTGGCCGGCTGCTTCCTGGTTGGCATTGAGGGAGTCATGCAGGGTTTGCTCATTTCCATCTACGACGACGATGTTTATAGCAAGCACGGCTTCCTAGCTCAGGTATGGTGCACTTATTCAAGACGCTTTGCTTAGTAAGAAGAACATAtgaaatttaaagaatttttaGCCCTATAGAAAAAACTCTTGGGAAGGCCTTTGAaataaaggattgaatcctatcacTTTCTTTAAAACTCCTATGAAAAACGAACAATTCTATAGAGATTTTTGaagaaaagttagcaagagTTTCTTGAGAACTTCTATTTGAGTTTATCTTTCTCAtatgatttttgtatttttctcaTCCGATTCATGTATTTTGCGATCCTCTATTTTGCACTTTCATTCCCTATCAAAAGAattctgtatttttttattcatatgtTTCTACGTTTCAAAGGCACCATCAATGTTTTTATAGCTTTTTTGCACTTACATTTCTGATCCTGCGTTTTAAAGGAGCCATCAATGTTGTTTCTTCTTCTACCTTACAGAATCAGATCTGGCACTTTCTGCATCAGCTTAGCATGTCATTGTTCATGCACTCAAAATCCATCGTAGCGTTCATGCAAACATAAATCGAACGGATGGCAGAAGATAGAATTCAGGAAGTCTTATTATGAGTTTTGAATGATTCATTGAGGGCGTTTCATATATCCATGGTTTTCGAGACTTAAGCGGTTAAAAGAGAACTAATGATAAATTTGAAGTCAACACAGAAAAAATGCCATTTTACTTCACATGTTAGATTCTTCAAAGAGAGTAGATGACCTCCTCATGTAGTTAACCACTGCCTAACCATCGGCGGCAGTAAAGCTATGTCACATTGAAGGCGACATGTCGCTCAAACTTAGCATAGATGAGAGATGACGTACCCTTGAACATTCATTTGACAAACGATAAGATTGAAAACAAGGATACTACTTAAAGAATAGAACTATTTGATAGGAACACTAATGCTATCCAAAATGATAGGAACATTCATTTCACAAATGCTATCCAAAATGACCAGTACTAGTTTGAATACCATGAGTATTCTATAACACTGGTAAACTGTATTTACAGCTAGTGCTCCCTCTTGCAAAATCTTAAATCATAAGGAACAAAAAGTGTAAGTGTATGCTAAAAAGTGCCAATTGCGTATAGATTCTCAACTTCAgtagagcctaattcttgtggAGATTTCCCTCTGGCAAATGGGGCAAACCTTCAGATCCTTCCCGCAGTCCGAGCACGTCTGCATTCCAAGGTCTCATCAGTTTAGTATTTACATCTGAATCTTTATATACATTTTCAAGTAATTTTCATACCTGATGCCCACATCCAAAAGCAAGGTTCTTTGCTTCCAACCAGCAGATTGGACAAGTCTGCAAAACACAAGTTCAGCATGGCATCAAATTAACAAACATGACAAAGTTGACGGCTTGACGCATATATGAAAGCATATACTATCTGCAAAACACAAGTTCAACATAGGATCTGTTTTCAAGAAAGTACCTGATCACCTATGTCACTATCCTGTTTAGGTGCTGATGTCTTTTTCTGCAGCGACCCATAGCTAGTAGATTGCGTTTCTTTGACTGTTGAGCACCCATAGTATTGTTGGAAATCCCTCACAGGTGGAGGTAACACTGTTCGATGTGGAAATCCTCGACGTTTTCTGCACCCAAAAAAAGGACAAGGTCATTGCTGAAAAATACCAGGATTCTGGGTTTTCTGAAGTGTTATGATTTTGATTTAGACAGTAAAATACCCAAGAAGTTGGAGGTTTATTGCTGCCTTGAACTGTTCTGGGATCTCCATCAATGCTGAAAGAGCAAATTCTGCCTCCTTTTTGCTGGCAGGAACAGGTCTTGACATGATCTCTGTGAAGTTCACAAACTGCATCGCACTGTCATATTAGTATTTCCCATGATTATGCTAAATATGGGCTGTCACTTAACCCATTAACAACAGAGCATACCTGGAAGTTGTCGAACGCACGAGAAGGGATGTTGTCATCGAATTGCCTCATCATATCCCATGGCCCATCGCCAACTCCAACAAGCACAATTGACAAAGGGTAgtcactgaaaaaaaaagtcatgttTGAGTTTAATGTAAGAGCTCAACATGGCAATATATTAGTTACTAACATGATAGTAACACACTACACGGAAATGCTAAGCATATGATTACCTGGCTTTCACAATGGCATCTATAGTCTCCCTTTCCTGAGGGCTCAGCTGCCCATTACCTGTGTCAACACTGCGTGTAACCTATGCAAATTTTCAACGAAAACATATCAAGAACGGTGCAGTTGTAAATTCATTAGACGGTTAGACCAGATATCATATGTCAAATTATTCGTGCTGGCAGACTTAGGTACTCATTTCAGAACAAACCTGTCCATCTGCAATTATAAGTAGGACATGATACTGGCCACCACTACTATCCACAATTCCAATAGCTGTCTCAATCATCGGTGCAAATGAAGTGGGGCCTGTTGAGAACAATCGAAACATATCAGTTGAATGAATATCGATGTCTTCTAATTGAAACTCAAGCAGAAGATGAACCAACCAGCCAAACGTAGTTGTGGAACAATTTCTCTGTACCGATCAAGTGCTTGTTCAAAACCATCACATGGTTTGTTGTCAGGATAGAAGCTAAATACCTTCTGGTCATGTGTAGTAGCTGTAGCATAAACTTAGTGCTAAAAATTTGCATAACTTCTATGTACAGAATGAAGCATGTCGAGAGATTTAATGAACTGACCATCACCAAATCCATAGCATGGTATCAGGTTGTCCTCATCAAATCGTGAAAGAGTTTGCCCTATGATAGATATGGCTTGCTCATATGGGTTTGAGATATGGCCC
The Oryza glaberrima chromosome 8, OglaRS2, whole genome shotgun sequence DNA segment above includes these coding regions:
- the LOC127782339 gene encoding uncharacterized protein LOC127782339 — encoded protein: MATPYHVQSPRSILLKMIATKQQPPALPPPPPPPKLILQPRQRTSPAMWCAAIVCFAFSLLLIAAGAVILVVFLAVRPRAPSFDAAGATLNAVYVGSTSPAPYVNGDMTVAANVSNPNQKMDVVFRSAAVELFFGGRRMAAQALPAPFVQRRGQSQIISVHMVSSQVALPPELAVAMVNQVRSNRVVYTIRGTFKVQAKLWFWHYTYSMSALCDLELTAPPCGVLVARRCITR
- the LOC127782632 gene encoding agamous-like MADS-box protein AGL66, with amino-acid sequence MGRVKLPIKRIENTTNRQVTFSKRRNGLIKKAYELSVLCDIDVALLMFSPSGRLSHFSGRRGVEDVILRYMNLSEHDRGEAIQNREYLISMLQRLKRESDMATQLANPGALNEKIEEIQQEIYSSQQQLQITEDRLRMFEPDPAAFGTSSEVDGCEKYLMELLTRVVERKNNLLSSHMAPFDATTAAMQGADGTQMYVSQADGLATFGGDAAMWGPDGGADPGHPMFSASDPLIYLRDHDVFDANSQVAGLHGGDPCAAGGAAAAAAAVGCVDDDVAGGHAAAADAWRQAYTCTELLSTLIPTTPFPLMPHCLGPEDQYLSMEHGMVAAAQEPVEASTASCSYVPSDENSGTPVMAYDSNPPPANIA
- the LOC127782229 gene encoding E3 ubiquitin-protein ligase RGLG2-like — translated: MGAFCSKQNPSGQQPHCCNHSSSSNAAPKGNNRFAKFGDDYHTLEQVTDALAHAGLESSNLIVGIDFTKSNEWTGRVSFNNQSLHSLGHISNPYEQAISIIGQTLSRFDEDNLIPCYGFGDATTHDQKVFSFYPDNKPCDGFEQALDRYREIVPQLRLAGPTSFAPMIETAIGIVDSSGGQYHVLLIIADGQVTRSVDTGNGQLSPQERETIDAIVKASDYPLSIVLVGVGDGPWDMMRQFDDNIPSRAFDNFQFVNFTEIMSRPVPASKKEAEFALSALMEIPEQFKAAINLQLLGKRRGFPHRTVLPPPVRDFQQYYGCSTVKETQSTSYGSLQKKTSAPKQDSDIGDQTCPICWLEAKNLAFGCGHQTCSDCGKDLKVCPICQREISTRIRLY